One part of the Nitrospiria bacterium genome encodes these proteins:
- a CDS encoding FAD-dependent oxidoreductase — translation MQSVKIVIVGGVAGGASAAAKARRTNEKAEIIIFEKGPYVSFANCGLPYYIGGDIEDRDELLLQTPEGFWKRFRVKVKVFHEVTAIRRKDKKVLVKNLLNREEIEENYDKLILAPGAGAVVPPLPGIQAENIFLVKTVPDSDKIKLTIDQLKPKKALVIGAGFIGLESAEALKRRGLEVTVVELEPQVLPPFDMDMARLIADHLRDEGIHLVLGDGIKAFSTQEVNGEEKAFEVELQSGKRLPFDLVILSIGVRPEIRLAQEAKLEIGLSGGIVVNSHQQTSDPDIFAAGDAVETLHLVTGKPTRIPLAGPANKQGRIAGANAAGGNMAFKGALGTAIVESMGITAAKTGLSEKEAKRHGLDFYVSVIHPLDHAEYYPGATAVHIKLIIEKKNGRILGAQIVGTHGVDKRIDVIATAIMAGMRVEDLEHLDLAYAPQFSSAKDPVVMAGFVASNTLRGETQTITCEELKSRLDRGDAIQLVDVRTRKEYEQGKIPGAQLIPVDELRDRLHELDPQAETVVYCKVGLRGYLATRILLQLGFNKVQNLTGGFILCKDRD, via the coding sequence ATGCAGTCGGTTAAAATTGTAATTGTGGGGGGTGTTGCGGGAGGGGCCAGTGCTGCGGCCAAAGCCCGCAGAACCAATGAAAAGGCCGAGATCATTATTTTTGAAAAAGGACCTTATGTTTCCTTTGCCAATTGCGGTTTGCCTTATTATATCGGAGGGGACATTGAGGATCGGGATGAGCTTCTCCTCCAAACGCCGGAAGGCTTCTGGAAACGGTTTCGGGTGAAGGTTAAGGTTTTTCATGAGGTCACGGCCATTCGAAGGAAGGATAAAAAAGTTTTGGTGAAAAACCTATTGAATAGGGAAGAAATAGAAGAAAACTATGATAAATTGATTTTGGCCCCCGGGGCGGGTGCCGTGGTTCCACCTCTTCCCGGCATTCAGGCGGAAAATATCTTTTTAGTGAAAACAGTTCCCGACTCAGACAAAATTAAACTGACCATTGATCAATTAAAACCTAAAAAAGCCCTTGTGATTGGGGCGGGTTTTATTGGCCTGGAATCTGCTGAAGCCCTAAAACGAAGGGGTCTTGAGGTGACGGTGGTGGAGCTGGAACCTCAAGTGTTACCTCCTTTTGATATGGATATGGCCCGACTGATCGCCGATCATTTACGGGATGAGGGGATTCATTTGGTTCTCGGGGATGGGATAAAAGCTTTTTCAACCCAAGAGGTCAATGGGGAGGAAAAGGCTTTTGAGGTGGAACTACAAAGCGGAAAGCGACTACCTTTCGATTTGGTCATTTTATCCATCGGTGTCCGCCCGGAAATTCGATTGGCCCAAGAGGCAAAATTAGAAATTGGTTTATCCGGAGGGATAGTGGTCAATTCCCATCAACAAACATCCGATCCGGATATTTTTGCGGCGGGGGATGCCGTGGAGACCTTGCATTTGGTTACGGGAAAACCCACCCGGATTCCCTTGGCAGGGCCCGCCAATAAACAAGGAAGGATTGCAGGAGCCAATGCGGCTGGGGGAAACATGGCATTTAAAGGGGCCTTGGGAACGGCCATCGTTGAATCAATGGGAATTACTGCCGCAAAAACCGGCCTGTCCGAGAAGGAGGCAAAACGTCATGGATTGGATTTTTACGTTTCTGTGATTCATCCTCTAGATCATGCGGAATATTATCCGGGAGCGACGGCGGTCCATATTAAATTGATCATCGAGAAAAAAAACGGCCGAATCTTAGGGGCTCAGATCGTGGGAACCCATGGGGTGGATAAGCGGATTGACGTGATTGCCACGGCTATTATGGCCGGAATGCGGGTTGAAGATTTAGAACATTTGGATTTGGCTTATGCCCCTCAATTTTCCTCTGCGAAGGATCCCGTGGTCATGGCCGGGTTTGTGGCCTCCAATACCTTAAGGGGAGAGACTCAAACCATTACCTGTGAAGAGTTGAAGTCCAGGCTGGATCGAGGGGATGCCATTCAACTGGTGGATGTGAGGACCCGAAAAGAGTATGAGCAGGGAAAAATTCCCGGAGCCCAACTGATTCCGGTGGATGAATTGCGTGACCGGCTTCATGAACTGGATCCTCAGGCTGAGACGGTGGTGTATTGCAAAGTGGGTTTAAGGGGTTACCTGGCGACCCGCATTCTTTTGCAACTGGGGTTTAATAAAGTTCAGAATTTAACCGGAGGGTTTATCTTATGTAAGGATAGGGATTAA
- the glk gene encoding glucokinase, producing the protein MILAGDIGGTKTILSLYRNHSGSLEQVNEEVFKSQEFSQFEKVLNLFLEKYKNEKIGAICIGVAGPVKNGRCETTNLPWVLDEKEISKAWGIPKVKLLNDLEAAAYGMLFLPSHEMAELNKGTPSSGKGNIAVIAAGTGLGEAFLCWNGSDYIPIASEGGHTDFAPQSDQEIELLKFLRSELGHVSYERILSGPGIFNIYRFLRAIGSYQEPDWLKERLQSGDPSATITQIGLAGENDLCVETLNLFASIYGAEAGNLALKALSISGVFIGGGIAPKIFEKLEDGTFMKAFLDKGRYSKLLKQIPVKVSLNSRAPLIGAAYYTARL; encoded by the coding sequence ATGATTCTTGCAGGAGACATCGGAGGAACCAAGACTATTCTTTCGCTCTATCGTAACCATTCAGGATCCCTTGAGCAGGTGAATGAAGAGGTTTTTAAAAGCCAGGAATTTTCTCAATTTGAAAAGGTTCTAAACTTATTCTTAGAAAAATACAAAAACGAAAAAATCGGAGCCATTTGCATTGGTGTGGCTGGCCCCGTGAAAAACGGACGCTGTGAGACCACAAACCTCCCTTGGGTTCTTGATGAAAAAGAAATTAGTAAAGCATGGGGAATTCCGAAGGTAAAACTGCTCAATGATCTGGAAGCTGCCGCTTATGGAATGCTCTTTTTACCTTCTCATGAAATGGCGGAGCTTAATAAAGGGACTCCTTCTTCGGGAAAAGGTAACATCGCCGTCATTGCGGCAGGAACAGGGTTAGGGGAGGCCTTTTTGTGTTGGAATGGCAGTGATTATATTCCCATCGCTTCAGAGGGGGGGCATACCGATTTTGCACCCCAAAGCGATCAAGAAATTGAGCTTCTGAAGTTTTTACGTTCGGAACTCGGCCATGTCAGCTATGAGCGTATTCTTTCTGGCCCAGGCATATTCAATATTTATCGTTTTCTTCGAGCCATAGGATCCTATCAGGAACCGGATTGGTTAAAAGAGAGACTTCAAAGTGGTGATCCAAGTGCAACGATCACACAAATCGGCTTGGCTGGAGAGAATGATCTCTGCGTGGAAACACTCAATTTATTTGCTTCTATTTACGGGGCCGAGGCAGGCAACCTTGCTCTCAAAGCCCTGTCCATTAGTGGGGTTTTTATTGGCGGAGGAATTGCTCCCAAGATTTTTGAAAAGCTGGAAGATGGAACCTTTATGAAAGCTTTTCTTGACAAAGGCCGATATTCAAAACTTTTAAAACAGATCCCTGTAAAAGTTTCCCTCAATAGCCGGGCCCCCCTAATTGGGGCAGCCTATTATACAGCCCGCCTTTAA